A genomic window from Lotus japonicus ecotype B-129 chromosome 1, LjGifu_v1.2 includes:
- the LOC130734196 gene encoding phospho-2-dehydro-3-deoxyheptonate aldolase 1, chloroplastic-like, protein MAISSTATSLKSLTPQTHSLIPSSTKLNQSPFSRPKPKPGPNSSIFAVHAAEPAKNPVVSTDKPQIPPQPTASTAVRNAGTGKWTVESWKSKKALQLPEYPSQEELDAVLQTLDAFPPIVFAGEARTLEDHLAQAAMGNAFLLQGGDCAESFKEFNANNIRDTFRIILQMSVVMMFGGQMPVIKVGRMAGQFAKPRSDSFEEKNGVKLPSYRGDNINGDTFDLKSRTPDPQRMIRAYCQAAATLNLLRAFATGGYAAMQRVTQWNLDFTQQSEQGDRYRELANRVDEALGFMAAAGLTVDHPIMKTTDFWTSHECLLLPYEQSLTRLDSTSGLYYDCSAHMIWVGERTRQLDGAHVEFLRGVANPLGIKVSDKMDPNELVKLIEILNPQNKAGRITIITRMGAENMRVKLPHLIRAVRRAGQIVTWVSDPMHGNTIKAPCGLKTRPFDAIRAEVRAFFDVHEQEGSHPGGVHLEMTGQNVTECIGGSRTVTFDDLSSRYHTHCDPRLNASQSLELAFIIAERLRKTRIKTQQPLAPLGL, encoded by the exons ATGGCTATCTCTTCCACTGCCACATCCCTCAAATCATTAACCCCTCAAACCCACTCCCTCATTCCCTCTTCCACCAAACTCAACCAATCTCCATTCTCCAGGCCCAAGCCCAAACCCGGGCCCAATTCCTCCATCTTCGCCGTCCACGCCGCCGAGCCTGCAAAAAACCCCGTCGTCTCCACCGACAAGCCGCAGATTCCACCGCAACCCACCGCCTCCACCGCCGTCCGAAATGCCGGGACCGGTAAATGGACCGTTGAGAGCTGGAAATCGAAGAAGGCTTTGCAGCTACCTGAGTACCCGAGCCAGGAGGAGCTTGACGCCGTGCTCCAAACCCTCGACGCGTTCCCGCCGATCGTGTTCGCCGGAGAAGCCCGGACGCTTGAGGATCATCTCGCACAGGCCGCCATGGGAAACGCTTTCCTCCTTCAGGGTGGTGACTGCGCTGAGAGCTTCAAGGAGTTCAATGCCAACAACATTCGTGACACGTTCCGTATCATTCTTCAGATGAGTGTTGTCATGATGTTCGGTGGCCAAATGCCTGTCATCAAG GTTGGAAGAATGGCGGGTCAATTTGCGAAGCCGAGATCGGATTCGTTTGAGGAGAAGAATGGTGTGAAGCTTCCGAGTTACAGGGGAGATAACATCAATGGGGATACGTTTGATCTGAAGTCAAGGACTCCGGATCCACAGAGGATGATCAGGGCTTATTGCCAAGCTGCGGCGACGCTCAATCTTCTCAGAGCTTTTGCCACTGGAGGGTATGCTGCTATGCAGAGGGTTACTCAATGGAATCTGGACTTCACTCAGCAGAGTGAGCAGGGAGATAG GTACCGAGAGCTTGCTAACCGAGTTGATGAGGCCCTTGGGTTCATGGCTGCTGCTGGGCTCACAGTGGACCATCCCATAATGAAAACAACTGATTTCTGGACATCTCATGAATGCTTGTTATTGCCATATGAACAATCCCTTACTAGGTTGGATTCAACATCTGGTCTCTACTATGATTGTTCAGCCCACATGATTTGGGTTGGGGAGCGAACCAGGCAGCTGGATGGTGCCCATGTTGAGTTTCTTAGAGGAGTTGCTAATCCCTTGGGAATTAAG GTAAGTGACAAGATGGATCCAAATGAGCTTGTCAAACTCATTGAGATCTTGAATCCCCAAAACAAAGCAGGGAGAATAACAATAATCACGAGGATGGGAGCTGAGAACATGAGAGTGAAGCTTCCACATTTGATTAGGGCAGTGCGCAGAGCAGGACAAATTGTCACATGGGTCAGCGATCCTATGCACGGAAATACCATTAAGGCTCCATGTGGTCTCAAAACTCGTCCCTTCGATGCCATCAGG GCTGAAGTGCGAGCATTCTTTGATGTGCATGAACAAGAAGGAAGCCACCCGGGTGGAGTTCATCTAGAGATGACGGGTCAGAACGTGACTGAGTGCATTGGTGGGTCGAGAACAGTCACCTTCGATGACCTGAGCTCACGTTACCACACACACTGCGACCCAAGGCTCAatgcttctcaatctcttgaGCTTGCTTTCATCATCGCTGAACGGCTAAGAAAGACTAGGATCAAGACACAGCAACCTCTTGCCCCTTTAGGACTGTGA